One Oncorhynchus masou masou isolate Uvic2021 chromosome 18, UVic_Omas_1.1, whole genome shotgun sequence DNA window includes the following coding sequences:
- the LOC135503922 gene encoding peroxisome biogenesis factor 10-like isoform X1, which translates to MPLVGANQPQLIRSSQKDEYYQQCLRNNANEAFQTLAGSKRWLHWRKEIQLLSDLAYYGLTTFSGYQTLGEEYVSIIQVDPTLRRVPSRVRRGALVLLHSLFPYLLDKLLVCLENELEAGEEESHGGGIQRATVASPWSPGAWMRGWVRRALGLLTEPQRRACVPAVLALQQGLSILHRVHVALFYISGAFYHLGKRTAGVSYLRVRGVTGDDGDIRSSYRLLGVISLMQLALTLALQLNNLRQRQRARQEWRQHRKLPSRSQSVDETDSPRASRCILCLEERRHSTSTPCGHLFCWECITEWCNTKAECPLCREKFQPPRLVYLRNY; encoded by the exons ATGCCTCTCGTCGGGGCAAACCAACCACAGTTGATTCGTTCAAGTCAGAAGGACGAATATTATCAACAGTGTCTCAGGAACAACGCGAATGAAGCTTTCCAAACTCTTGCAG GGTCCAAGAGATGGCTGCACTGGAGAAAAGAGATCCAACTCCTGTCAGACCTGGCATACTATGGTTTAACCACATTCTCAG GGTACCAGACGTTGGGCGAGGAGTATGTCAGTATCATCCAAGTGGACCCCACTCTGCGCAGGGTACCATCGCGCGTCAGACGAGGAGCCCTGGTGCTCCTCCACAGCCTGTTTCCATACCTGCTGGACAAGCTGTTGGTGTGCCTGGAGAATGAGCTggaggcgggggaggaggagagccATGGAGGTGGAATCCAGAGAGCAACAGTGGCCAGTCCTTGGAGCCCCGGAGCCTGGATGAGAGGCTGGGTCCGGAGGGCATTGGGGCTGCTGACGGAGCCCCAGAGGAGGGCGTGTGTGCCGGCCGTGTTGGCCCTCCAGCAGGGACTCTCCATTCTCCACCGGGTGCATGTGGCCTTGTTTTACATCAGTGGGGCCTTCTACCACCTGGGGAAGAGGACGGCCGGAGTGAGCTAT CTACGGGTACGTGGTGTGACGGGGGACGACGGGGACATCCGGAGCAGCTACAGGCTCCTGGGCGTGATCTCCCTGATGCAGCTGGCCCTCACGCTGGCCCTGCAACTCAACAACCTccgtcagagacagagagcccgGCAGGAGTGGAGACAACACAGGAAACTGCCCTCCAG GTCCCAATCTGTAGACGAGACTGACTCTCCCCGTGCCTCTCGCTGTATCCTGtgtctagaggagaggagacactcGACCTCCACCCCGTGTGGTCATCTGTTCTGCTGGGAGTGCATCACAGAGTGGTGCAACACCAAG GCGGAGTGCCCTTTGTGTCGTGAGAAGTTCCAGCCTCCTCGACTAGTCTACCTGAGGAACTACTAG
- the LOC135503922 gene encoding peroxisome biogenesis factor 10-like isoform X2 produces MPLVGANQPQLIRSSQKDEYYQQCLRNNANEAFQTLAGSKRWLHWRKEIQLLSDLAYYGLTTFSGYQTLGEEYVSIIQVDPTLRRVPSRVRRGALVLLHSLFPYLLDKLLVCLENELEAGEEESHGGGIQRATVASPWSPGAWMRGWVRRALGLLTEPQRRACVPAVLALQQGLSILHRVHVALFYISGAFYHLGKRTAGVSYLRVRGVTGDDGDIRSSYRLLGVISLMQLALTLALQLNNLRQRQRARQEWRQHRKLPSRNTVS; encoded by the exons ATGCCTCTCGTCGGGGCAAACCAACCACAGTTGATTCGTTCAAGTCAGAAGGACGAATATTATCAACAGTGTCTCAGGAACAACGCGAATGAAGCTTTCCAAACTCTTGCAG GGTCCAAGAGATGGCTGCACTGGAGAAAAGAGATCCAACTCCTGTCAGACCTGGCATACTATGGTTTAACCACATTCTCAG GGTACCAGACGTTGGGCGAGGAGTATGTCAGTATCATCCAAGTGGACCCCACTCTGCGCAGGGTACCATCGCGCGTCAGACGAGGAGCCCTGGTGCTCCTCCACAGCCTGTTTCCATACCTGCTGGACAAGCTGTTGGTGTGCCTGGAGAATGAGCTggaggcgggggaggaggagagccATGGAGGTGGAATCCAGAGAGCAACAGTGGCCAGTCCTTGGAGCCCCGGAGCCTGGATGAGAGGCTGGGTCCGGAGGGCATTGGGGCTGCTGACGGAGCCCCAGAGGAGGGCGTGTGTGCCGGCCGTGTTGGCCCTCCAGCAGGGACTCTCCATTCTCCACCGGGTGCATGTGGCCTTGTTTTACATCAGTGGGGCCTTCTACCACCTGGGGAAGAGGACGGCCGGAGTGAGCTAT CTACGGGTACGTGGTGTGACGGGGGACGACGGGGACATCCGGAGCAGCTACAGGCTCCTGGGCGTGATCTCCCTGATGCAGCTGGCCCTCACGCTGGCCCTGCAACTCAACAACCTccgtcagagacagagagcccgGCAGGAGTGGAGACAACACAGGAAACTGCCCTCCAG AAACACGGTATCGTGA